The Mycobacterium sp. 3519A genome contains a region encoding:
- the tal gene encoding transaldolase: MMAQNPNLAALSAAGVSVWLDDLSRDRLQTGNLQELIDTKCVVGVTTNPSIFQAALSAGHAYDDQVKELAERGADVDATIRTVTTDDVRNACDVLAKQYEQSDGVDGRVSIEVDPRLAHDTDKTILQAIELWKIVDRPNLLIKIPATMAGLPAITAVIAEGISVNVTLIFSVERHRLVMDAYLAGLEKAKEAGHDLSKIHSVASFFVSRVDTEIDKRLEKIGSEEALALRGKAGVANARLAYAAYQEVFVGGSRYEALKADGARVQRPLWASTGVKNPEYSDTLYVTELVAPNTVNTMPEKTIDAVADHGVITGDTVTGTAGAAKALFDELAGIGIDLPDVFRLLEDEGVEKFEKSWLELLEATQDQLDAAKK, from the coding sequence ATCATGGCTCAGAATCCCAATCTTGCAGCCCTATCCGCCGCAGGCGTCTCGGTATGGCTTGACGACCTGTCCCGCGACCGCCTGCAGACCGGCAACCTGCAGGAGTTGATCGACACCAAGTGCGTGGTCGGCGTGACCACCAACCCGTCGATCTTCCAGGCCGCGCTTTCGGCGGGCCACGCCTACGACGACCAGGTGAAAGAGCTCGCCGAGCGCGGCGCCGACGTCGACGCCACCATCCGCACCGTCACCACCGACGACGTCCGCAACGCGTGTGACGTGCTGGCCAAGCAGTACGAGCAGTCCGATGGCGTCGACGGCCGGGTGTCCATCGAGGTGGATCCGCGGCTGGCGCACGACACCGACAAGACGATCCTGCAGGCGATCGAACTGTGGAAGATCGTCGACCGGCCGAACCTGCTGATCAAGATCCCGGCCACGATGGCGGGTCTGCCTGCGATCACCGCCGTTATCGCAGAAGGCATTTCGGTGAACGTGACGCTGATCTTCTCCGTCGAGCGGCACCGTCTCGTGATGGACGCCTACCTGGCCGGCCTGGAAAAGGCGAAGGAAGCGGGCCACGACCTGTCCAAGATCCACTCCGTGGCGTCATTCTTCGTTTCCCGCGTCGACACCGAGATCGACAAGCGGCTGGAGAAGATCGGCAGCGAGGAAGCGTTGGCATTGCGCGGCAAGGCCGGCGTGGCCAACGCGCGACTGGCGTACGCGGCCTACCAAGAAGTCTTCGTCGGCGGCTCGCGCTATGAGGCGCTCAAGGCCGATGGCGCGCGGGTGCAGCGGCCACTGTGGGCGTCCACCGGCGTCAAGAACCCGGAGTATTCCGACACGCTGTACGTGACCGAACTGGTCGCGCCCAACACCGTGAACACCATGCCGGAGAAGACAATTGACGCGGTAGCCGATCACGGCGTCATCACCGGCGACACGGTGACCGGGACCGCCGGTGCGGCCAAGGCGCTGTTCGACGAGTTGGCCGGCATCGGTATCGACCTGCCGGACGTGTTCAGGCTGCTCGAGGACGAGGGCGTGGAAAAGTTCGAGAAGTCGTGGCTCGAGTTGCTCGAGGCGACGCAGGATCAGCTCGACGCCGCCAAGAAATGA
- the opcA gene encoding glucose-6-phosphate dehydrogenase assembly protein OpcA: MIVDLPDTTTNDINKKITGLREEGGAITLSRVLTLVISLHSDDLLEDSIEAANFASREHPCRVIVVVPGDRDATEPRLDAQLRVGADAGAGEVVSLRLHGPLADHANSVVLPFLLPDTPVVAWWPAGGPDVPAQDPLGRLAVRRITNATDCADPMAAIKSRLQGYTSGDTDLAWARITYWRALLASAVDQEPHEPITSALVSGLKDEPSLDVLAGWLAERIDGPVQRAVGELKVELVRKSETITLRRPQTGVTATLTRTSRPEARIPLARREAKECLAEDLRRLDADEIYHEALQGIEKVQYV; encoded by the coding sequence ATGATTGTCGACCTGCCTGACACGACCACCAACGACATCAACAAGAAGATCACCGGCCTGCGTGAAGAGGGTGGCGCCATCACGTTGAGCCGGGTGCTCACGCTGGTGATCTCGCTGCACTCCGACGACCTCCTCGAGGATTCGATCGAGGCGGCCAACTTCGCGAGCCGCGAACATCCGTGCCGGGTGATCGTGGTGGTGCCCGGTGACCGGGACGCCACCGAACCGCGACTCGACGCGCAATTGCGGGTGGGTGCGGACGCGGGTGCCGGTGAGGTGGTGTCGCTGCGCCTGCACGGCCCACTGGCCGACCACGCCAACAGCGTGGTGCTCCCGTTCCTGCTGCCCGACACCCCCGTGGTGGCATGGTGGCCGGCTGGCGGCCCCGACGTGCCCGCTCAAGATCCGTTGGGCCGGTTAGCAGTTCGGCGCATCACGAATGCCACCGACTGCGCCGACCCGATGGCCGCCATCAAGAGTCGTCTGCAGGGCTACACCTCGGGCGACACCGATCTGGCGTGGGCCCGCATCACCTACTGGCGAGCGCTGCTGGCGTCGGCAGTGGACCAGGAACCCCACGAGCCGATCACCTCGGCGCTGGTGTCGGGCCTGAAGGACGAACCCTCGCTGGACGTGCTCGCGGGCTGGCTCGCCGAGCGCATCGACGGTCCGGTGCAGCGCGCGGTCGGCGAACTGAAGGTGGAACTGGTCCGCAAGAGCGAGACGATCACGCTGCGGCGGCCGCAGACGGGCGTCACCGCAACCCTGACCCGCACCAGCAGGCCGGAGGCGCGAATTCCGTTGGCACGCAGGGAGGCAAAGGAATGCCTCGCCGAGGACCTGCGCAGGCTCGACGCCGACGAGATCTACCACGAGGCATTGCAGGGCATCGAGAAAGTGCAATACGTATGA
- a CDS encoding ATPase: MADKGGKPVRTGPERIRKLAQAALNADVTVEQVDTILEGLGETLVDLNNSTATLDATLERFNETINQINELAPRLFAMVDRLEGIVARVERIVDLGEAAVAPIAATESAVRGVVNRVRRSTGL; this comes from the coding sequence ATGGCAGACAAGGGCGGCAAACCGGTGCGCACTGGACCCGAAAGGATCCGCAAGCTCGCCCAGGCGGCGCTCAACGCCGATGTCACGGTGGAGCAGGTCGACACGATCCTCGAGGGCCTCGGGGAGACGCTCGTAGACCTGAACAACTCGACAGCCACCCTTGACGCCACCCTCGAGCGGTTCAACGAGACGATCAATCAGATCAACGAACTCGCGCCTCGGCTGTTCGCGATGGTCGACCGGTTGGAAGGCATCGTGGCGCGCGTCGAGCGCATCGTCGATCTCGGTGAGGCCGCCGTCGCACCGATCGCCGCGACCGAATCCGCGGTGCGCGGCGTCGTCAATCGGGTGCGCCGGTCCACCGGTCTGTGA
- the zwf gene encoding glucose-6-phosphate dehydrogenase yields the protein MTDWHNPLRDKRDKRMPRIPGPCGVVIFGVTGDLARKKLMPAIYDLANRGLLPATFALVGFGRRDWSHEAFADVVLESVKQHARTPFRQEVWDRLAEGIRFVQGNFDDPASFGKLAEQLDKLDAERGTGGNHAFYLSIPPKAFQEVCEQLQQSGLARPQQGRWSRVVIEKPFGHDLASARELNEVVNSVFPEEAVFRIDHYLGKETVQNILALRFANELYEPIWNNNYVDSVQITMAEDIGLGGRGGYYDGVGAARDVIQNHLIQLMALTAMEEPVSFSPHELQAEKIKVLSATQPMQPFDQTTARGQYSAGWQGSEKVVGLLEEDGFSKDSTTETYAAITLEIDTRRWAGVPFFLRTGKRLGRRVTEIALIFKRAPHLPFDKTMTEELGQNALVIRVQPDEGITTRFGSKVPGSAMEVRDVNMDFSYGSAFAEDSPEAYERLILDVLLGEPSLFPVNREVEFSWEILDPVLDFWASNGKPDAYESGTWGPASADEMMHRMGREWRRP from the coding sequence ATGACGGATTGGCACAATCCGCTTCGCGACAAACGCGACAAGCGGATGCCGCGGATCCCTGGTCCCTGCGGCGTGGTGATCTTCGGCGTCACAGGCGATCTCGCCCGCAAGAAGCTGATGCCTGCTATCTATGACCTCGCGAACCGCGGCCTACTGCCTGCCACGTTCGCACTGGTCGGGTTCGGCAGAAGGGATTGGAGCCACGAGGCTTTCGCCGACGTCGTGCTGGAAAGTGTGAAGCAGCACGCCCGTACGCCGTTTCGCCAGGAGGTCTGGGATCGCCTGGCGGAGGGTATCCGGTTCGTGCAGGGTAACTTCGACGACCCCGCGTCGTTCGGCAAGCTCGCCGAGCAGCTCGACAAGCTGGACGCCGAGCGGGGCACGGGCGGCAACCACGCGTTCTATTTGTCCATCCCGCCCAAGGCTTTTCAGGAAGTGTGCGAGCAGCTGCAGCAATCAGGTCTGGCACGTCCACAGCAAGGCCGGTGGAGCCGGGTCGTCATCGAGAAGCCGTTCGGGCACGACCTGGCCAGCGCGCGCGAGCTCAACGAGGTGGTGAACAGCGTCTTCCCCGAGGAAGCGGTGTTCCGCATCGACCACTATCTGGGCAAGGAGACCGTCCAGAACATCCTGGCGTTGCGGTTCGCGAACGAATTGTACGAGCCGATCTGGAACAACAACTACGTCGACAGCGTGCAGATCACCATGGCCGAGGACATCGGCCTTGGTGGTCGCGGCGGCTATTACGACGGCGTAGGCGCGGCCCGCGATGTCATCCAGAACCACCTCATCCAGTTGATGGCGCTGACTGCAATGGAGGAGCCGGTCAGCTTCAGCCCGCACGAGTTGCAGGCCGAGAAGATCAAGGTGTTGTCGGCGACCCAGCCGATGCAGCCGTTCGATCAGACCACCGCGCGCGGCCAGTACTCGGCGGGCTGGCAGGGCAGCGAGAAGGTGGTGGGGCTGCTCGAGGAGGACGGGTTCTCGAAGGACTCGACCACCGAGACGTACGCGGCGATCACGCTGGAGATCGACACCCGTCGCTGGGCGGGTGTGCCGTTCTTCCTCCGGACCGGAAAACGCTTGGGGCGCAGGGTCACTGAGATTGCGCTGATCTTCAAGCGGGCACCGCACCTGCCGTTCGACAAGACGATGACCGAGGAACTCGGCCAGAACGCGTTGGTGATCCGGGTGCAGCCCGACGAGGGCATCACCACCAGGTTCGGCTCCAAGGTGCCCGGCAGTGCCATGGAGGTCCGCGACGTCAACATGGACTTCTCCTACGGTTCGGCGTTCGCCGAGGACTCCCCCGAGGCCTACGAGCGGTTGATCCTCGACGTGCTACTCGGTGAGCCGTCGCTGTTCCCGGTGAACCGGGAGGTCGAATTCTCCTGGGAAATATTGGATCCGGTGCTCGACTTCTGGGCGTCGAACGGCAAGCCGGATGCATATGAGTCAGGCACGTGGGGCCCCGCGTCAGCCGACGAGATGATGCATCGCATGGGCAGGGAATGGAGGCGGCCTTAA
- a CDS encoding heme o synthase, with protein sequence MRIREGSLVEGSPNRIRNKFLGYLALTKPRVIELLLVTTIPAMLLAHRGSVDPLLIANTLFGGLLAAAGANTLNCVADADIDKKMKRTSRRPLARDTVPRSHALVFGLALSVGSFFWLWWTTNMLSAHLAGATIAFYVLVYTLLLKRRTSQNVVWGGAAGCMPVMIGWSAVTGTIQWPALVMFAIIFFWTPPHTWALAMRYKEDYQAAGVPMLPAVATERQVTKQILVYTWLTVLATLALALATGWLYASVAILAGAWFLVMAHQLYAGVRRGEPVKPLRLFLQSNNYLAVVFLALAVDSALDLPRLLGH encoded by the coding sequence GTGAGAATTCGCGAAGGCAGCCTTGTCGAAGGGTCGCCGAATCGAATCCGCAACAAGTTCCTCGGCTACCTTGCACTGACCAAGCCCAGGGTGATCGAGCTGCTGCTCGTCACCACGATCCCGGCGATGCTGCTGGCCCACCGCGGCTCGGTCGATCCGCTGCTGATCGCCAACACACTGTTCGGCGGGTTGCTGGCGGCCGCGGGCGCCAACACGCTGAACTGTGTCGCCGACGCCGACATTGACAAGAAGATGAAGCGGACCTCCCGTCGGCCGCTGGCCAGGGACACCGTGCCGCGCAGTCATGCGCTGGTCTTCGGGCTCGCGCTGTCGGTGGGGTCGTTCTTCTGGTTGTGGTGGACGACCAACATGCTGTCCGCGCATCTGGCGGGCGCCACCATCGCGTTCTACGTGCTGGTCTATACCCTGCTGCTGAAGCGGCGCACGTCGCAGAACGTGGTATGGGGCGGCGCCGCGGGGTGCATGCCGGTGATGATCGGCTGGTCGGCGGTCACCGGAACCATCCAGTGGCCCGCGCTGGTGATGTTCGCGATCATCTTCTTCTGGACGCCTCCCCACACCTGGGCGCTGGCCATGCGCTACAAGGAGGACTACCAGGCGGCCGGCGTGCCGATGCTGCCCGCCGTGGCCACCGAGCGGCAGGTCACCAAGCAGATCCTGGTCTACACCTGGCTGACCGTGCTGGCGACGCTGGCGCTGGCGTTGGCAACGGGCTGGCTGTACGCGTCGGTGGCCATCCTGGCGGGCGCCTGGTTCCTGGTGATGGCGCATCAGTTGTACGCCGGTGTGCGGCGCGGTGAGCCGGTGAAGCCGCTGCGGCTGTTCCTGCAATCGAACAACTATCTCGCCGTGGTGTTCCTGGCGCTCGCGGTGGATTCCGCGCTCGACCTGCCTCGGCTGTTAGGGCACTAA
- a CDS encoding quinone oxidoreductase, translated as MKAIQVAETGGPEVLNYVDTDKPSPGPGQVLIKAEAIGVNFIDTYFRSGLYPRELPFVLGTEVCGTVEEVGDDVAALSVGDRVVTAQAVGAYAEYCVAPADFCAYVPDGVTADVAAASLLKGMTAHYLIKSTYPVQERDAVLVHAGAGGVGLILTQWATSLAVRVITTVSTPEKRELSRKAGAVEVLGYPDDPEAFGATIKDLTDGGVAAVYDGVGADTFEASLASCRIRGTVALFGASSGPVPPFDPQRLNAAGSLFLTRPTLVHHTRTPDEFAWRAGELLDAIASGTLNIMVSEHYQLENAEQAHRDLQGRKTVGSVVLVP; from the coding sequence ATGAAGGCCATCCAAGTCGCCGAGACCGGCGGACCCGAAGTGCTCAACTACGTCGACACCGACAAGCCCTCGCCCGGGCCGGGTCAGGTGCTGATCAAGGCCGAAGCCATCGGGGTGAACTTCATCGACACGTACTTCCGGTCGGGGCTGTATCCGCGGGAACTGCCGTTCGTGCTGGGCACCGAGGTGTGCGGCACGGTCGAGGAGGTCGGCGACGACGTCGCAGCATTGAGCGTCGGGGACCGCGTCGTCACCGCGCAGGCCGTCGGCGCATATGCCGAATATTGTGTCGCCCCAGCCGATTTCTGCGCTTACGTGCCCGACGGCGTCACCGCTGACGTGGCCGCCGCGTCGCTGCTGAAGGGCATGACGGCGCACTATCTCATCAAGTCGACGTATCCGGTGCAGGAGCGCGACGCCGTGCTGGTACACGCGGGCGCAGGCGGCGTCGGGCTGATCTTGACCCAGTGGGCCACCAGTCTCGCCGTGCGGGTGATCACCACGGTGTCGACGCCCGAGAAGCGCGAACTGTCGCGCAAGGCGGGCGCCGTCGAGGTGCTCGGTTATCCGGACGACCCCGAGGCGTTCGGCGCCACGATCAAGGACCTGACCGACGGCGGTGTCGCCGCGGTCTACGACGGTGTCGGCGCGGACACATTCGAGGCGAGCCTGGCCAGTTGCCGGATCCGCGGCACGGTCGCGCTGTTCGGCGCGTCCAGCGGTCCGGTGCCCCCGTTCGACCCGCAGCGGCTCAACGCCGCCGGTTCGCTGTTCCTGACCAGACCCACGCTTGTGCACCACACCCGGACGCCCGATGAATTTGCTTGGCGGGCAGGCGAACTGCTCGATGCGATCGCCTCGGGCACCCTCAACATCATGGTCAGCGAGCACTACCAGCTGGAGAACGCCGAGCAGGCGCACCGCGATCTGCAGGGCCGAAAGACCGTCGGATCGGTGGTGTTAGTGCCCTAA
- the tkt gene encoding transketolase: protein MTTLDEISALTRPHHPDDWTELDSRAVDTVRVLAADAVHKVGNGHPGTAMSLAPLAYTLFQRVMRHDPSDVHWLGRDRFVLSAGHSSLTLYIQLYLGGFGLELGDIESLRTWKSKTPGHPEFRHTKGVEITTGPLGQGLASAVGMAMASRYERGLFDPDAAPGTSPFDHFIYVIASDGDIEEGVTSEASSLAGTQQLGNLIVFYDHNEISIEDDTDIALSEDTAARYRAYGWHVQEVEGGENVVGIQQAIEQAKAVTDKPSFISLRTIIGYPAPNLMNTGKAHGADLGAEEVAAVKKILGFDPDKSFEVSDEVIEHTRKLVARGKEAHEKWQSEFDAWAQREPERKALLDRLTAQQLPDGWDSDLTYWEPGSKPLATRAAFGQVLNDVAPKLPELWGGSADLAGSNNTTIKGVKSFGPPSISTREFTADPYGRVLHFGVREHAMGSILSGIVLHGPTRAFGGTFLQFSDYMRPAVRLASLMNIDTIYIWTHDSIGLGEDGPTHQPIEHLAALRAIPNLSVVRPGDPNETAYAWRTILARGAKSGPVGLILTRQGIPVLEGTSADGVAKGGYVLGGTPDDDPDVVLIGTGSELQLAVAAQKILADKGITATVVSMPCVEWFESQPAEYRDSVLPPAVSARVAVEAAVAQSWYKLVGDTGEIVSIEHYGESADDKTLFREFGFTPEAVVAAAERALDN, encoded by the coding sequence GTGACCACTCTCGACGAGATCTCTGCCCTGACCCGGCCGCATCACCCCGACGACTGGACCGAGCTGGACTCGCGGGCAGTGGACACCGTCAGAGTGTTGGCCGCGGACGCGGTGCACAAGGTCGGCAACGGTCACCCCGGTACAGCGATGAGCCTGGCCCCCCTGGCATACACCCTCTTCCAGCGGGTGATGCGCCACGACCCCAGCGACGTGCACTGGTTGGGCCGCGACCGCTTCGTGTTGTCCGCCGGACATTCCAGCCTGACGTTGTACATCCAGCTGTACCTCGGCGGCTTCGGACTGGAATTGGGCGACATCGAGTCGTTGCGCACCTGGAAGAGCAAGACTCCGGGCCATCCGGAGTTCCGCCACACCAAGGGCGTTGAGATCACCACCGGACCGCTGGGCCAGGGCCTGGCGTCGGCGGTCGGCATGGCGATGGCGTCGCGCTACGAACGCGGCCTGTTCGACCCCGACGCGGCCCCGGGCACCAGCCCGTTCGACCACTTCATCTATGTGATCGCCTCGGATGGCGACATCGAGGAGGGCGTCACCAGCGAGGCGTCGTCGCTGGCGGGCACCCAACAGCTGGGCAACCTGATCGTGTTCTACGACCACAACGAGATCTCCATCGAGGACGACACCGACATCGCGCTGAGCGAGGACACCGCCGCCCGCTACCGGGCCTACGGCTGGCACGTACAGGAGGTCGAGGGCGGCGAGAACGTCGTCGGCATCCAGCAGGCCATTGAGCAGGCCAAGGCCGTCACCGACAAGCCGTCGTTCATCTCGCTGCGCACGATCATCGGCTACCCGGCGCCCAATCTGATGAACACCGGCAAGGCGCACGGCGCCGACCTCGGCGCCGAGGAAGTGGCCGCGGTCAAGAAGATCCTCGGTTTCGACCCGGACAAGTCGTTCGAGGTGAGCGACGAGGTCATCGAGCACACGCGCAAGCTGGTGGCCCGCGGCAAGGAAGCACACGAGAAGTGGCAGAGCGAGTTCGACGCGTGGGCGCAGCGTGAGCCGGAGCGTAAGGCGCTGCTGGACCGGCTGACCGCACAGCAGCTGCCCGACGGCTGGGATTCCGACCTGACCTATTGGGAGCCGGGTTCCAAACCGCTGGCCACCCGCGCCGCATTCGGTCAGGTGCTCAACGACGTGGCCCCGAAGTTGCCCGAATTGTGGGGCGGCTCAGCGGATCTCGCGGGCAGCAACAACACCACCATCAAGGGCGTGAAGTCGTTCGGCCCGCCGTCGATCTCCACCAGGGAGTTCACCGCCGATCCGTACGGCCGCGTGTTGCACTTCGGCGTCCGCGAGCACGCGATGGGATCGATCCTGTCCGGCATCGTGCTGCACGGACCGACCCGCGCGTTCGGAGGCACGTTCCTGCAGTTCTCCGACTACATGCGGCCCGCGGTGCGGTTGGCGTCGCTGATGAACATCGACACCATCTACATCTGGACGCATGACTCGATCGGGCTCGGCGAGGACGGCCCCACCCACCAGCCGATCGAACACCTGGCGGCACTGCGGGCCATCCCGAACCTGTCGGTGGTGCGGCCTGGCGACCCGAACGAGACGGCCTACGCGTGGCGCACCATCCTGGCGCGCGGCGCGAAGAGCGGTCCGGTCGGTTTGATCCTGACCCGACAGGGCATCCCGGTGTTGGAGGGCACCAGCGCTGACGGTGTGGCCAAGGGCGGCTACGTCCTCGGCGGCACTCCTGATGACGACCCCGACGTGGTGCTGATCGGCACCGGGTCCGAGCTGCAGTTGGCGGTGGCCGCACAGAAGATCTTGGCGGACAAGGGAATCACCGCAACCGTGGTGTCGATGCCGTGCGTCGAATGGTTCGAATCGCAGCCGGCGGAATACCGCGACAGCGTGCTTCCCCCGGCCGTGTCGGCACGCGTCGCCGTCGAAGCCGCAGTGGCGCAGAGCTGGTACAAGCTGGTCGGCGACACCGGCGAGATCGTCTCGATCGAACACTACGGCGAGTCTGCCGACGACAAGACGCTGTTCCGCGAGTTCGGCTTCACCCCAGAAGCTGTAGTGGCCGCCGCGGAACGAGCACTGGACAACTAG
- the pgl gene encoding 6-phosphogluconolactonase, protein MSVSVHRYPDTDALVAAVGDRLAQQITSVIQFRGRASIVLTGGGTGIGLLKRLAEHGDQIDWSRVHFYWGDDRFVPEDDDERNYKQAREALLDHIDIPAANVHPMAASGAAFGDDLDAAAADYAQVLAANAEAGEPAPVFDVHLLGMGPEGHINSLFPDTAAVRETDRLVLGVPDSPKPPPQRITLTLPAIQRSREVWLVVSGAGKADAVAAAIGGADPVDVPAAGAVGRDETVWLLDEDAASKLS, encoded by the coding sequence ATGAGTGTGTCGGTGCACAGATATCCGGACACGGACGCGCTCGTCGCGGCGGTGGGCGACCGACTGGCCCAGCAGATCACCTCGGTGATCCAGTTCCGTGGCCGGGCGTCCATCGTCTTGACGGGCGGCGGCACCGGGATCGGGTTGCTGAAGCGGTTGGCCGAACACGGCGATCAGATCGATTGGTCCAGAGTGCACTTCTACTGGGGCGACGACCGGTTCGTGCCGGAAGACGACGATGAGCGCAACTACAAGCAGGCCCGCGAGGCGCTGCTCGACCACATCGACATCCCGGCCGCCAACGTGCATCCGATGGCGGCGAGCGGTGCCGCGTTCGGCGACGACCTGGACGCCGCGGCAGCCGACTACGCCCAGGTGCTGGCGGCGAACGCCGAAGCCGGAGAGCCGGCACCGGTTTTCGACGTGCACCTGCTCGGGATGGGACCCGAGGGGCACATCAACTCGCTGTTCCCCGATACCGCGGCGGTGCGGGAGACCGACCGACTGGTGCTCGGCGTACCGGACTCCCCCAAGCCGCCGCCGCAGCGGATCACCTTGACGCTCCCTGCAATTCAGCGGTCGCGGGAAGTCTGGCTCGTGGTGTCCGGTGCAGGCAAGGCCGATGCGGTGGCAGCGGCCATCGGCGGCGCCGACCCGGTGGACGTGCCCGCGGCCGGTGCCGTCGGCCGCGACGAGACGGTGTGGCTACTCGACGAGGACGCCGCTTCCAAGCTCTCGTAG